A portion of the Sabethes cyaneus chromosome 3, idSabCyanKW18_F2, whole genome shotgun sequence genome contains these proteins:
- the LOC128739943 gene encoding uncharacterized protein LOC128739943: MAAVTRSKKAKQLKHLRVKRAHIIGSIELIREFDENFDSSKTFEIPFRLERLDKLMEEFESVESELDSFCVGDPESANGLMDLADEFEKHVKILDSLETKAQHWDSVLVELLFSRMDINTQGLWENRRDKTKRPSYDDLLEYLHEHSRTLQSLKLSQSAISFTEAKTSKSRPVVNYPASEQIPKCIACKQNHYLFQCEFFRAQTPMQRLELVKRSNLCINCLKASHLSRNCSSVSCKYCQKKHHTLLHLSPVPTLIATEVPSLMQATQSSSPQQNLHSAVASVDHVVSMTPPSVHAPYPASSGTLAPLSTACQTVAPATLSESTVILYTALVKVRDNSGQFQLARALLDSGSQSSFVSESLCQRLGLRRRKVNIPVSGIGQAVVNVRYTVTVQFSSRFGPTENSLECLVLPKLTVSVPTSNVDISAWKIPQYLPLADPQFNISHGIDFIVDAEMFSVLLHAEQVRFNDQLPVLQKTSLGYVFAGKVATKTVQPPVTCLVSTFDDLDAQVKKFWEAENFEQVDPRRDVMLYGFLSDEMLPTIGETWSVAARRFTAMEKRFRADDSLRFSYVQFMEEYRQLGHMEEVQSRVALPQYFLPHHAIHRPDSSTTKIRVVFDDLAKSSNHISLNDLLLTGPTVQPTLLSIVLNFRLHRYVMTADIEKMYRQILVHPDDRSLQKILWRKGESDSIKPYQLNTVTYGTSCAPYLATRTLNQLADDDGHAYPLAASVLKQDFYVDDLLTGSDNLDTLLQTNQQLCQLLKQAGFSLRKWSANKSTVLQHIPEKDRETLEVLELDQSPSIKTLGLLWFPSEDLFGFKIPKLPVLGKVTKRIALTEVSQLFVEINLITIDLTCIP, from the exons ATGGCGGCTGTAACAAGGAGCAAAAAGGCGAAGCAGCTCAAGCATCTGCGTGTCAAGCGTGCTCATATTATTGGATCCATTGAATTAATCCGCGAGTTTgatgaaaattttgattcctCGAAAACATTCGAGATTCCATTCCGTCTCGAGCGGCTGGATAAGCTCATGGAGGAGTTCGAATCTGTAGAATCCGAGCTGGATTCGTTTTGTGTCGGCGATCCA GAATCAGCTAATGGTTTGATGGATTTAGCCGACGAATTCGAAAAACATGTGAAAATTCTTGATTCGTTGGAGACGAAGGCGCAACATTGGGACTCGGTGTTAGTGGAACTTTTGTTCAGCCGGATGGACATCAATACGCAAGGTTTATGGGAAAATCGGCGAGATAAAACAAAACGTCCTTCGTACGATGACTTATTGGAATATCTTCATGAGCACTCTCGGACACTCCAGTCGCTCAAATTATCACAGTCTGCTATTTCGTTCACTGAGGCCAAGACCTCAAAGTCTCGACCGGTTGTCAACTACCCGGCTTCAGAGCAAATTCCAAAGTGCATCGCTTGCAAACAAAACCATTATCTGTTCCAATGTGAGTTCTTTCGAGCCCAAACTCCAATGCAACGTTTGGAGCTGGTGAAGCGGAGCAATCTTTGCATTAATTGCTTAAAGGCTTCGCATTTGTCAAGGAATTGTAGCAGCGTATCCTGtaaatactgtcaaaagaaaCACCACACATTGCTTCACCTCTCACCGGTTCCCACACTGATTGCAACGGAAGTGCCATCGCTTATGCAAGCTACGCAATCGTCGTCACCACAGCAAAATTTGCACAGCGCGGTCGCTTCGGTCGATCACGTCGTCTCGATGACGCCGCCGTCGGTACATGCCCCCTACCCTGCTTCGTCCGGTACACTTGCACCTCTCTCCACCGCCTGTCAAACAGTCGCACCTGCAACCTTGAGTGAATCCACTGTAATACTGTATACTGCTCTGGTCAAAGTTAGAGATAATTCTGGTCAATTCCAACTTGCTCGCGCTCTTTTAGACAGTGGATCGCAATCTAGTTTTGTGTCGGAATCGTTGTGCCAGCGCCTTGGGCTTCGTCGAAGGAAAGTGAATATACCAGTGAGCGGTATCGGCCAAGCCGTAGTGAATGTGCGATACACAGTGACAGTGCAATTTTCGTCTCGCTTTGGACCAACTGAGAACAGTCTCGAATGTTTGGTTCTCCCAAAGCTAACTGTTAGTGTACCTACCAGTAATGTAGACATTAGTGCGTGGAAAATACCACAATATTTACCGCTGGCTGACCCACAGTTCAATATCAGCCACGGCATCGATTTTATTGTTGACGCTGAAATGTTTTCTGTCCTTTTACATGCAGAACAAGTCAGATTCAACGACCAACTCCCAGTTTTACAGAAAACGAGTCTAGGATACGTTTTCGCTGGAAAGGTTGCGACTAAGACTGTTCAGCCTCCAGTTACATGTCTGGTTTCCACTTTTGATGATTTGGATGCTCAAGTAAAGAAGTTTTGGGAAGCAGAGAACTTCGAGCAAG TCGATCCGCGGAGGGACGTTATGTTGTACGGCTTCCTGTCCGATGAAATGTTGCCAACTATTGGAGAAACTTGGTCTGTAGCTGCTCGCCGGTTCACCGCTATGGAAAAACGTTTTCGAGCCGATGATAGCCTACGCTTCAGCTATGTGCAGTTTATGGAAGAATACCGACAACTCGGTCATATGGAGGAGGTGCAGAGTCGCGTCGCGTTGCCCCAGTATTTCTTGCCCCACCACGCCATCCACCGCCCAGATTCTTCGACCACTAAAATAAGGGTAGTTTTCGACGATTTAGCCAAAAGCAGTAACCACATTTCACTAAACGATTTGCTCCTGACTGGACCCACGGTTCAGCCAACTCTACTATCAATAGTTCTCAATTTCCGCCTGCATCGTTATGTCATGACAGCGGATATAGAGAAGATGTACCGGCAAATTCTGGTACATCCAGATGATCGATCACTGCAGAAAATTCTATGGCGCAAAGGGGAATCCGATTCCATCAAGCCTTACCAACTGAACACCGTCACATACGGTACTTCGTGCGCTCCTTACCTGGCCACTAGAACGTTAAATCAACTGGCGGATGATGATGGACACGCATATCCTCTAGCAGCATCCGTACTAAAGCAGGATTTCTATGTGGATGATTTGTTAACTGGTTCTGATAATTTGGACACACTATTGCAAACAAACCAGCAACTCTGTCAATTGCTCAAACAAGCCGGATTTTCCCTTCGAAAATGGAGTGCCAACAAGTCTACAGTTTTGCAGCACATTCCGGAGAAGGACCGTGAGACTTTGGAAGTTCTGGAACTCGACCAATCACCTTCAATCAAGACCCTCGGTTTGCTGTGGTTTCCGTCAGAAGATTTGTTTGGATTTAAGATCCCGAAGCTGCCAGTTCTGGGAAAGGTTACTAAGCGCATTGCCCTCACGGAAGTGTCACAACTATTTGTTGAGATCAATCTGATCACAATTGATTTAACGTGCATTCCATAA